Proteins encoded within one genomic window of Candidatus Poribacteria bacterium:
- a CDS encoding glycerophosphodiester phosphodiesterase, which produces MKIQLLAHRGGMGRAPENTLTSFKQALADGADGYEFDVCLTQDKQPVLIHVGFNQYNIREATGCTIPLSQLTWKEVQQLTMETSDEPVAHLDDALRFTRENQMPCFVEPKSDVPELLPIIIERIHHFEVVHLVSILTFYLRKHLLVDAKRLEPKLQTSAILINPMANFLKAAAAIDANRIILGWSGINHFGLYNTFTRAVTRQIKQLRENGIVVEAGFIQTAKDVAWAVSPQKSGGVDSLWVDDVPYIRSCLQEISS; this is translated from the coding sequence ATGAAAATTCAACTCTTGGCACATCGAGGCGGCATGGGGCGTGCACCGGAAAATACGCTTACCTCTTTCAAGCAAGCATTAGCAGACGGTGCCGATGGTTATGAGTTTGATGTCTGTCTCACCCAGGACAAGCAACCTGTGCTAATTCACGTAGGTTTCAACCAGTACAACATTCGAGAAGCCACCGGATGTACAATACCACTCAGTCAACTCACTTGGAAAGAGGTACAGCAGCTGACAATGGAAACCTCTGACGAACCCGTTGCACACCTTGATGATGCCCTCCGATTTACACGCGAAAATCAGATGCCGTGTTTCGTTGAACCGAAGTCAGATGTTCCCGAACTACTTCCTATCATTATAGAACGGATCCACCATTTCGAGGTTGTTCACCTCGTTAGCATTCTTACTTTCTACCTCCGAAAGCATCTGCTTGTGGATGCCAAGCGTTTAGAACCGAAGTTACAGACGAGCGCGATTCTCATCAATCCGATGGCAAATTTCCTCAAGGCTGCCGCTGCTATTGACGCAAACCGCATCATCTTAGGGTGGAGTGGTATTAACCACTTCGGACTCTATAACACTTTCACACGCGCTGTTACGCGGCAAATCAAGCAACTTCGTGAGAATGGGATTGTCGTGGAGGCTGGGTTTATTCAGACAGCAAAGGATGTCGCTTGGGCGGTCTCGCCGCAGAAATCCGGTGGTGTTGATAGTTTGTGGGTGGATGATGTGCCTTATATCAGAAGTTGCCTCCAAGAGATTTCGTCTTAG
- a CDS encoding HIT family protein yields the protein MDCIFCAIVAGDIPAATVYEDEHVFAFMDIAPANPGHTLLIPKQHYRNIFDMPTEVGCKIMQAAIPLANAIRTALNADGLNLVQSNEAAGFQTVFHFHLHLIPRWEGDPLRLPWRPSEGDIEEIGNIAAKIRDAL from the coding sequence ATGGATTGTATATTTTGTGCGATTGTTGCTGGCGACATCCCGGCAGCCACAGTATACGAAGATGAACACGTCTTCGCATTCATGGATATTGCTCCCGCAAACCCGGGGCATACCCTCCTTATACCGAAGCAACACTATCGAAATATCTTTGATATGCCCACAGAGGTAGGTTGTAAAATTATGCAAGCCGCGATCCCACTCGCAAACGCGATCCGGACAGCATTGAACGCTGATGGGCTTAACCTCGTTCAGTCAAATGAAGCCGCAGGATTTCAGACCGTTTTCCATTTCCATCTTCATTTGATTCCGCGATGGGAAGGGGACCCACTTCGCTTGCCGTGGCGACCGAGCGAAGGAGATATAGAGGAGATTGGCAACATTGCGGCAAAGATTCGAGATGCCTTGTAG
- a CDS encoding sugar phosphate isomerase/epimerase, translated as MENIIACNLGSYRQFRDGAYSHLAEIGLTNVEIGVPTADSVDALCAELDTHGLTATSLLGSCDVQSETVVSDFQTTLEIAAEMDVKIIFVSVHAGDADRNAVYDRLRAIGENAAPAGIKVCLETHPDLIHNGDIALETMQAVNHPNICVNFDTGNVYYYNHNVTAVTEVQKVIGHVGAVHLKDTNGGYRTWNFPALGEGVVDFKAVFQTLNEAGFYGPFTMELEGVEGENLDEAGAKARVADSLQHLKDIGVL; from the coding sequence ATGGAAAATATTATCGCGTGCAACTTAGGAAGCTACCGACAGTTTCGTGACGGAGCGTATTCGCACTTGGCAGAAATCGGTTTGACAAACGTAGAAATTGGTGTCCCTACCGCTGACTCTGTTGATGCTCTCTGTGCAGAATTGGACACACATGGACTCACTGCTACCAGTCTGCTCGGCAGTTGCGATGTTCAGTCCGAAACAGTCGTTTCAGATTTTCAGACGACCTTAGAAATTGCTGCCGAGATGGATGTGAAAATTATCTTTGTCAGCGTCCACGCTGGCGACGCGGATCGGAACGCCGTATATGACCGGCTCCGCGCCATTGGTGAAAATGCTGCACCAGCAGGCATTAAAGTATGCTTAGAAACGCACCCAGATCTGATACACAATGGCGACATCGCACTTGAAACGATGCAAGCCGTGAATCATCCGAATATCTGTGTCAATTTCGATACCGGCAACGTCTATTACTACAATCACAATGTGACGGCTGTTACGGAAGTCCAGAAAGTCATCGGGCATGTTGGTGCTGTCCACCTTAAGGATACAAATGGCGGTTATCGAACGTGGAATTTCCCCGCGCTCGGTGAGGGTGTTGTCGATTTCAAAGCCGTATTCCAGACGTTGAACGAGGCAGGCTTTTACGGTCCCTTCACCATGGAATTAGAGGGTGTTGAGGGCGAAAACCTTGACGAAGCAGGTGCCAAGGCGCGGGTGGCAGATTCACTTCAACACCTGAAAGATATCGGAGTTCTTTAA
- a CDS encoding HEAT repeat domain-containing protein: protein MTTVKRNLLNDEQIRHFIVNGYVNVTADLPTHIHETIYDKTDELFAGAIDFRGDGQHNPLNNILPLVPELQFVLESPEVRGALTSILGNGYVMHPHRHCHPNFSGSTPSGKENGKERLMMPLHKDGHAGGKRPRHRTPRWAILFYYPQPCLAEQGPTCIIPGTQYIREFMLDGERQRHEVHAEGENGTRLLSENFLNRNLVPMSGELGTVWIMHFDMVHSFLQNYVPLNRYGMKFVFMRTEQPTAPSWDSESPIWQLPEVNHVPYDAEILWTYIWNWMYGKTDLYKTDRPNAAMDIDAAVAALKTDNTTARMEAANTLGFMREGAANAVPALVDALKDDYEPLRRNAIYALGAIGKPAVDPLIDALAVEKEVFDMEPILHICDAAHGLAALGASGVPALIAALEDERENVRASAAYALGEMGPVAAEAVDGLIALLTDESEEVRRHATSALGMVKEPVSKTVPALVRVLEDREDTDLAFFAAQALTRIGPDAVEAIPALREALVSESAYVRGFSSEALSRIGTAEALQALVPFLRTARWFNYVKKNVPAFSIDLKDTTSAPINADSLAKLIQEWAAEKDVPLSETEEIIQDSNTQFQVTFSGGRRVTARVEGDVLNLYHKRRVEAGFKTYR from the coding sequence ATGACAACAGTGAAACGAAATCTTTTAAACGATGAACAGATTCGTCATTTCATCGTCAACGGGTATGTCAACGTCACTGCTGACCTACCGACACACATCCACGAAACTATCTACGACAAAACGGATGAACTCTTCGCCGGTGCAATAGATTTCCGAGGTGATGGGCAACACAATCCACTCAACAACATTCTACCGTTAGTCCCGGAACTTCAATTCGTTTTGGAGTCGCCAGAGGTACGTGGCGCACTCACCAGCATTTTGGGAAACGGATATGTCATGCATCCGCATCGGCACTGCCATCCTAATTTTTCGGGAAGCACACCGAGTGGAAAAGAGAACGGCAAAGAGCGGTTGATGATGCCGCTTCACAAGGATGGACATGCCGGTGGCAAGCGACCCCGCCACCGAACCCCGCGTTGGGCAATTCTCTTCTATTATCCCCAACCCTGTCTCGCTGAGCAGGGACCGACCTGCATCATACCCGGAACGCAATACATCCGAGAATTTATGCTGGATGGCGAACGCCAACGTCACGAGGTCCATGCAGAAGGCGAAAATGGCACACGACTGCTCTCGGAGAATTTCCTGAATCGCAACCTTGTTCCGATGTCCGGTGAACTCGGCACCGTGTGGATTATGCACTTTGATATGGTGCATTCGTTCCTTCAGAACTATGTTCCTCTGAATCGCTACGGCATGAAGTTTGTTTTTATGCGTACCGAGCAACCGACGGCACCTTCATGGGACAGCGAATCTCCCATCTGGCAACTCCCCGAAGTCAACCATGTTCCTTACGATGCCGAGATCCTCTGGACCTATATATGGAATTGGATGTATGGGAAAACCGATCTATATAAAACCGACCGTCCGAATGCCGCGATGGATATAGACGCAGCAGTTGCAGCACTGAAAACAGACAACACAACTGCTCGTATGGAAGCCGCTAACACTTTAGGCTTCATGCGGGAAGGTGCTGCTAATGCTGTTCCAGCACTTGTTGATGCGCTTAAGGATGATTATGAACCGCTGCGACGGAACGCCATCTATGCGCTTGGTGCCATCGGAAAACCTGCTGTTGATCCGCTCATCGACGCACTCGCTGTGGAGAAAGAGGTGTTTGATATGGAGCCGATTCTCCATATCTGTGATGCTGCACACGGACTCGCTGCGCTTGGCGCATCGGGTGTCCCTGCACTCATAGCCGCATTGGAAGACGAACGCGAAAACGTCCGCGCTTCTGCCGCGTATGCCTTAGGTGAAATGGGTCCGGTCGCAGCAGAGGCAGTTGATGGACTTATTGCGTTGCTAACGGATGAATCAGAAGAGGTTCGTCGGCATGCGACTTCAGCATTGGGTATGGTTAAGGAACCGGTATCGAAAACCGTTCCAGCATTAGTACGAGTTTTGGAAGATCGTGAAGACACAGATTTAGCGTTTTTTGCGGCGCAAGCGTTGACGCGTATTGGACCTGATGCAGTAGAAGCTATCCCGGCATTGCGGGAAGCATTGGTGAGCGAGTCGGCGTATGTACGAGGCTTCTCTTCAGAGGCGTTGAGCCGAATTGGTACTGCTGAGGCGTTGCAGGCACTCGTGCCGTTCCTAAGGACCGCGCGGTGGTTCAACTATGTCAAAAAGAATGTACCGGCTTTCAGTATTGATTTGAAGGACACAACATCCGCACCGATTAACGCGGATTCCCTCGCAAAACTAATTCAGGAGTGGGCAGCGGAAAAAGATGTACCTTTATCAGAGACCGAAGAAATCATCCAAGATTCCAATACGCAATTCCAAGTAACCTTCAGTGGTGGCAGGCGGGTAACTGCACGCGTTGAGGGAGATGTACTAAACCTCTATCACAAGCGACGTGTGGAGGCTGGGTTTAAAACGTATCGTTAG
- a CDS encoding AAA-like domain-containing protein, with amino-acid sequence MRTFGTRGPVDPEKNFIVHRTDEIADFINRVKEGRYIVIFAPRQTGKTTFFYRALDKLIDEDETYFPIQLDFEEYKNRSVSDFYRYLYEDIREEIEVVLQKRGNSISEVLMHFLESTQISDHVLMRRFFSNLARLLKGQRVVLIIDEFDGIPKTVVSDFLYSLRRIYVSRTTPQSPYSLSIIGVKNIRQLNYDRSISPFNIQDEFTLSNFTLEQVDELLKQYTEEIGQAFTMEVVTSIHKQTGGQPFLVNRFGQILTEEMDIPKTETITIAHFAKAYTYLLREANTNIDHLRTNVRRDRRFGDILMQIASYDRGLPFNPDDALMNELVTYGVITEGRDGMCEIVNPLYQHRILQIFKPFVNGLEDTYFPEDTDIGFTDYLTSEGDIDLESLLDNFQAFIARAGFRILQVPDTPQEYVGQHLLYAYLDHFVRVVGANMFLEVPTGRGRMDLLIIHNARKYIVETKIWEGARRYEVGKKQLTAYLKLEDAMAGYYVIFDHRQAPDSRVETETVEGVTLRSYVIPVVQERPSVVT; translated from the coding sequence ATGAGAACTTTCGGCACCCGAGGTCCCGTGGATCCCGAGAAAAACTTCATTGTCCATCGCACCGATGAAATTGCGGATTTCATCAACCGTGTCAAGGAAGGGCGTTATATAGTTATTTTTGCACCACGCCAAACGGGCAAAACGACCTTCTTCTATCGCGCACTTGATAAACTCATAGACGAAGACGAAACTTACTTCCCCATTCAACTCGATTTTGAAGAATATAAAAACCGATCAGTTTCGGACTTTTACAGGTACTTATACGAAGATATTCGCGAAGAAATTGAGGTCGTTCTCCAAAAACGTGGAAACTCGATTTCTGAGGTGCTAATGCACTTTCTGGAAAGCACACAGATAAGCGACCACGTTTTGATGCGAAGGTTCTTTAGCAACCTCGCGAGGTTGCTAAAGGGGCAACGGGTTGTCCTCATTATAGACGAGTTCGATGGCATTCCAAAGACGGTTGTAAGTGATTTTCTGTATTCGCTCCGCCGCATCTATGTCTCCCGAACCACGCCGCAGTCACCTTACAGTCTCAGCATCATCGGTGTGAAAAATATCAGACAACTTAACTACGACAGGTCAATCTCACCGTTCAATATTCAGGATGAATTCACTTTATCTAACTTCACGCTTGAACAGGTAGACGAATTGCTTAAACAGTATACGGAAGAAATAGGTCAAGCCTTCACTATGGAGGTCGTCACATCCATTCATAAACAGACTGGAGGGCAACCCTTTCTCGTTAATCGATTCGGGCAGATACTTACCGAGGAGATGGATATTCCCAAAACCGAGACGATAACGATAGCGCACTTTGCCAAAGCATATACGTATCTCCTTCGCGAAGCAAACACCAACATTGATCATCTGAGAACCAATGTTCGCAGAGATAGACGTTTTGGAGATATCCTGATGCAAATCGCTTCTTATGACAGAGGTTTGCCTTTCAACCCGGACGATGCCCTCATGAACGAACTCGTCACTTATGGGGTCATTACTGAAGGCAGAGACGGTATGTGTGAAATCGTTAACCCTCTCTATCAGCATCGCATCCTGCAGATATTCAAACCATTCGTGAACGGGCTTGAGGATACCTACTTCCCTGAAGACACCGACATAGGCTTCACGGATTACCTCACCTCAGAAGGAGATATTGATTTAGAATCGCTTCTTGATAACTTCCAAGCGTTTATTGCCCGTGCAGGCTTCAGGATCTTACAAGTGCCAGATACACCGCAAGAATACGTCGGGCAACACCTACTTTACGCGTATCTGGATCACTTTGTGCGTGTCGTTGGTGCGAACATGTTTCTTGAAGTTCCAACAGGACGTGGTAGGATGGATCTTCTCATCATTCACAACGCTCGAAAATACATCGTTGAAACAAAGATATGGGAAGGTGCCAGACGCTATGAAGTAGGTAAGAAGCAACTCACCGCGTACCTCAAACTTGAAGACGCGATGGCGGGGTACTATGTCATTTTCGATCACCGCCAAGCACCAGACTCCCGGGTAGAAACAGAAACTGTAGAGGGTGTGACGCTTCGGAGTTATGTTATTCCTGTCGTGCAAGAACGGCCTTCTGTTGTTACCTAA
- a CDS encoding D-2-hydroxyacid dehydrogenase, with product MPKLIMMPPQNAESHEWAERLHNELPVYTFVLPETDDAVAEHLPNADAVYGWVSPEQLPLAENLKWLQNPAAGPFPGYYYPALIEHPVVVCNPRGIYNDHIAQHIMMFVLALSRGLPYYMDAQREGVWDKNARKNGYIDLAQATVLVVGVGGIGHETARLCNEFGMKVIGVDPRWEYEVPFVEKHEPDELDTLLPLADFVITTTPHTPETEGMWHKDRFALMKDTAYFINIGRGKTTKLADLVAALEQGVIAGCGLDVFETEPLPAESPLWQLPNVLITPHIAVKDAENIEVRRFDLLLENARRFAEGEPLLNVVNKAAWY from the coding sequence GTGCCAAAACTCATAATGATGCCGCCACAGAACGCGGAATCTCACGAATGGGCTGAACGTCTTCACAACGAATTGCCTGTCTACACTTTCGTCTTACCCGAGACAGACGACGCAGTGGCTGAACATCTTCCCAATGCAGATGCTGTCTACGGTTGGGTGTCACCGGAACAACTGCCGTTGGCGGAGAATTTAAAATGGTTACAAAATCCTGCCGCAGGTCCCTTCCCGGGCTACTATTATCCAGCGTTGATTGAGCATCCAGTCGTCGTCTGTAATCCACGTGGTATTTACAACGACCATATCGCACAGCATATTATGATGTTCGTGCTTGCGCTTTCGCGTGGATTGCCCTATTATATGGACGCACAACGTGAAGGGGTCTGGGATAAGAACGCACGCAAAAATGGATACATTGATCTTGCTCAGGCGACGGTGTTGGTCGTCGGGGTTGGCGGTATCGGACATGAGACCGCGCGGCTCTGTAACGAATTCGGAATGAAGGTGATTGGCGTTGATCCACGGTGGGAGTATGAGGTGCCTTTTGTGGAAAAACACGAACCCGATGAATTGGATACACTCCTTCCACTTGCCGACTTTGTGATAACCACAACACCACATACACCTGAAACGGAGGGAATGTGGCATAAAGATCGCTTTGCCCTGATGAAGGATACCGCTTATTTCATTAATATCGGGCGTGGTAAGACGACAAAACTTGCCGATCTTGTTGCAGCACTTGAACAAGGCGTTATTGCCGGATGCGGCTTAGACGTGTTTGAAACTGAACCCTTGCCTGCCGAAAGTCCACTCTGGCAGTTGCCCAATGTGTTAATAACGCCACATATTGCTGTCAAGGATGCCGAGAACATTGAGGTACGGCGATTTGACCTTCTCTTAGAAAACGCGCGTCGGTTCGCGGAAGGTGAGCCGTTGCTGAACGTCGTCAATAAGGCAGCATGGTACTAA
- a CDS encoding cupin domain-containing protein, whose product MDTNLCVIRLSEGERVGEVLGKVLDTPDMTTIGAFAVSKENPTELHYHDFDEYWYFTEGATTVTLRTAEGQSESYRIGPGDLVVTPKGVEHGHTPDDVVKGVQWVSVIPPDARRGHLHREFTSV is encoded by the coding sequence ATGGATACAAATCTTTGTGTTATCCGATTGAGTGAAGGGGAGCGCGTTGGCGAGGTCCTCGGAAAAGTCTTGGATACCCCAGATATGACGACAATCGGGGCTTTCGCCGTTTCCAAAGAAAATCCGACTGAACTTCACTACCACGATTTCGACGAGTATTGGTATTTTACAGAAGGCGCAACCACAGTGACGCTCCGAACGGCTGAAGGGCAGTCTGAATCCTATCGTATCGGTCCCGGGGATTTAGTTGTTACGCCTAAAGGTGTCGAACATGGACATACCCCCGACGACGTGGTTAAAGGGGTGCAGTGGGTGAGCGTGATACCCCCTGATGCACGCCGTGGGCATTTGCACCGAGAATTCACATCGGTATAA
- a CDS encoding 3-oxoacyl-ACP reductase FabG — MRFQGRIALVTGGSRGIGKATALKLAGEGATVAVHYSRAAAKAEEVCEQIRGNLGQEAIPVQADIADRDAVNRMVATVTEKLGAIELLVNNAGDVGDMTFDELTPEHWDRIVAINLTGPFNVLWAVKPGMIERQFGRIVNVSSIAALAVRPNQLPYAAAKAGVISLTKSCCGPLAPHNIRINSVAPGAIATDMLGEVSPEMAEQLRSTTPLGRFGEPKEMADVIAFLLSEESSYMTGSTVIASGGRILIP; from the coding sequence ATGAGATTTCAGGGAAGAATCGCATTGGTAACCGGCGGAAGCCGTGGCATTGGAAAGGCAACCGCGCTAAAACTCGCTGGTGAGGGTGCGACTGTTGCCGTCCACTACTCCCGCGCGGCGGCGAAAGCGGAAGAGGTTTGCGAGCAGATTCGCGGAAACCTGGGGCAGGAAGCGATACCTGTCCAAGCCGACATTGCCGATAGAGATGCCGTGAACAGAATGGTCGCAACGGTGACGGAAAAACTCGGGGCGATTGAACTGCTGGTAAACAACGCTGGAGATGTCGGGGATATGACGTTTGACGAACTCACACCTGAACACTGGGATCGGATTGTTGCAATCAACCTGACAGGTCCCTTCAACGTGTTGTGGGCAGTCAAACCGGGAATGATTGAGAGGCAGTTTGGACGTATCGTCAATGTATCGTCGATTGCTGCGCTGGCAGTCCGTCCAAATCAATTGCCCTACGCAGCAGCGAAAGCAGGAGTGATTTCCCTGACAAAATCGTGCTGCGGACCGCTTGCGCCGCACAACATCCGTATTAATTCGGTTGCCCCCGGGGCGATTGCGACAGACATGTTAGGTGAAGTCTCGCCAGAAATGGCAGAGCAGCTGCGTTCTACGACACCACTCGGCAGGTTTGGTGAGCCGAAAGAGATGGCAGACGTAATAGCGTTCCTCTTAAGCGAGGAATCCAGTTATATGACGGGTTCGACTGTTATAGCGAGTGGTGGACGTATCCTCATTCCGTAA
- a CDS encoding NAD(P)-dependent oxidoreductase, whose translation MKVLILGGNGYLGPHVVKALEPYYTLRVTDINDLETKHESMHIDVGSLDQVMRAAEGMDAILNCSVLRHDRQLAFDVSTRGCYNTMRAAVEHGIRRVINTGPHFTIQGDDYTTYDYEINPDVPPHTSTGLYPLTKGLGQEICKVFTEHYDIYVLCYLFLSFREHEDQAEGTDLNPFSVSWRDAGEAFRLGLEIDLEALPSRCEIFNIFADLPHQQFSNVKTKRILGFAPQDNFEQMWHKKA comes from the coding sequence ATGAAAGTTCTCATTTTAGGCGGTAACGGCTACCTCGGACCGCATGTCGTCAAAGCATTGGAACCTTACTATACTTTGCGGGTCACAGACATCAACGACCTTGAGACGAAGCACGAATCGATGCATATTGATGTCGGTTCGTTGGATCAGGTCATGCGCGCTGCTGAGGGAATGGACGCAATCCTCAACTGCTCTGTGCTTCGGCACGATAGGCAGTTAGCTTTTGATGTCAGCACGCGTGGGTGTTATAATACGATGCGCGCCGCTGTGGAACACGGTATCCGCAGGGTCATCAACACCGGACCGCATTTCACCATCCAAGGAGATGATTATACCACCTACGATTACGAAATTAACCCTGATGTTCCACCGCACACAAGCACCGGGCTCTATCCGTTGACGAAGGGACTCGGACAGGAAATTTGTAAAGTCTTCACTGAGCATTACGACATCTATGTGCTTTGTTACCTGTTCCTCAGTTTCCGGGAGCACGAGGACCAAGCGGAAGGCACAGATCTCAATCCCTTCTCTGTCAGTTGGCGGGACGCGGGTGAAGCGTTCCGACTCGGCTTGGAAATTGATCTGGAAGCACTTCCGTCCCGCTGTGAGATTTTCAATATCTTTGCAGATCTGCCGCATCAGCAGTTCTCGAATGTCAAAACGAAACGCATCTTAGGTTTTGCCCCGCAGGATAACTTTGAGCAGATGTGGCATAAGAAGGCTTGA
- a CDS encoding NAD(P)-dependent oxidoreductase yields the protein MNILITSAGSELARNVAAALSETHTLRLTELHPVENVEGTFVQSELGHGEETNELVRGMDTIIHIAEVPPTLLAEADQPDNYAIDYQTRCTYNLLMAASEEGVKHVIYASTLRLFEQHGEDWTVTESWRPRPSVDSFVLSKHLGEFTCREFGREGKINVTCLRLGNLITADAAATAEFDSMWLEMNDAVAAFQGALESPSPWRIFHVQSEFPGSRFLIGKAKGHLKFEPQFVPSPR from the coding sequence ATGAATATCTTAATTACCTCCGCTGGTTCTGAACTGGCGCGCAACGTGGCAGCAGCGTTGTCGGAAACGCATACGCTCCGCTTAACGGAATTGCACCCCGTTGAAAATGTTGAAGGAACGTTTGTACAAAGCGAACTTGGGCACGGGGAGGAGACCAACGAACTGGTGCGCGGCATGGATACGATTATCCACATCGCCGAGGTCCCGCCTACCCTTCTTGCTGAAGCTGACCAACCCGATAATTACGCTATTGATTATCAGACGCGCTGCACTTATAACCTACTGATGGCGGCATCCGAGGAAGGTGTAAAACACGTCATTTACGCAAGCACGCTCCGCCTCTTCGAGCAGCACGGTGAAGACTGGACGGTTACGGAGAGTTGGCGACCCCGTCCCTCTGTTGATAGTTTTGTGCTTTCAAAGCATCTCGGTGAGTTCACGTGTAGAGAGTTCGGTCGCGAAGGTAAAATCAACGTAACATGCCTTCGCCTCGGTAATCTCATTACTGCTGATGCTGCTGCCACCGCTGAGTTTGATTCGATGTGGCTTGAGATGAACGATGCTGTCGCTGCGTTTCAAGGCGCGCTTGAATCGCCCTCACCGTGGCGAATTTTTCATGTCCAGTCAGAATTTCCGGGTTCCCGTTTCTTGATTGGGAAAGCCAAGGGGCATCTGAAATTTGAACCGCAATTTGTACCATCACCTCGGTAG
- a CDS encoding nucleotidyltransferase family protein codes for MNTTILTKREIKQTLLNHQNTLQTYGVKRLGLFGSYVKDTAHDESDIDLLVELEEVSFDRYMELRIFLEDLFQKKIDLVIADSLKPRLRPRIEKEVEYVAGL; via the coding sequence ATGAATACAACAATCCTTACCAAACGCGAGATTAAACAAACGCTTCTCAACCATCAGAATACGCTGCAAACCTACGGTGTAAAACGGCTTGGGCTTTTCGGATCCTATGTTAAAGACACTGCTCATGACGAGAGTGACATTGATCTGCTTGTAGAACTTGAGGAAGTGTCATTTGATCGATATATGGAGCTCCGTATTTTTCTCGAGGACCTATTTCAAAAGAAGATTGACCTCGTCATCGCTGATTCACTCAAACCACGCTTGCGACCACGTATCGAAAAGGAAGTTGAATATGTCGCAGGACTCTGA
- a CDS encoding aldo/keto reductase — translation MSTQTHPLPLRRLGRTELEVTCLGMGGAGLGRGDVTDDEAIEAVHRAIDLGINYLDTAPLYGESERRVGLALANGWREKIYLATKTGTHPEWRGDFSGPGTRRSVENSLRLLGTDYLDVCLVHDPDSMDPVVAKGGALDELQRMREEGLIKFIGLGVRQHEFHKIAIETGVVDVILTYLDYTLLSQTANEWLIPLAAENDIGIINGSPIAMGLLSGLEPDVLTSNPHLGTSDAERAHQIWQWANDNNQNVLNLAIQFCFGQPRIAMSLTGSKNATEVEQNFAAATTPVPDDVWEQLTARKI, via the coding sequence ATGTCAACACAAACACATCCGTTGCCGTTGCGACGCTTGGGACGAACAGAATTAGAAGTTACATGCCTCGGTATGGGCGGCGCGGGACTCGGCAGAGGCGATGTCACCGACGATGAAGCCATCGAGGCGGTGCACCGAGCGATTGATTTAGGAATCAATTATCTGGACACCGCGCCCCTCTATGGCGAAAGTGAAAGACGCGTAGGATTAGCACTCGCCAACGGTTGGCGTGAGAAGATTTATCTTGCCACGAAAACAGGCACACATCCCGAATGGCGCGGCGACTTTAGCGGTCCCGGCACCCGCCGTAGCGTTGAAAATAGTCTACGTCTGTTAGGGACAGATTACCTTGATGTCTGCTTAGTGCATGATCCAGATAGCATGGACCCCGTTGTCGCGAAAGGCGGTGCGCTGGATGAACTCCAACGAATGCGCGAGGAAGGACTGATTAAGTTCATCGGCCTTGGGGTTCGGCAACACGAATTCCATAAAATCGCCATTGAAACGGGAGTCGTCGATGTGATTCTAACGTATTTGGATTACACACTCCTGAGTCAAACCGCAAACGAGTGGTTAATACCGCTTGCTGCTGAAAACGACATCGGAATTATTAACGGAAGTCCCATTGCAATGGGACTGCTTTCAGGGCTTGAGCCAGATGTGTTAACCAGCAACCCACATTTAGGTACATCTGACGCCGAAAGAGCACATCAAATCTGGCAGTGGGCAAATGATAACAACCAGAATGTACTGAATCTTGCCATTCAATTCTGTTTCGGGCAACCCCGCATCGCAATGAGCCTGACCGGTTCCAAGAATGCAACAGAAGTAGAACAGAATTTCGCCGCCGCTACGACACCAGTTCCCGACGATGTATGGGAACAATTAACCGCAAGGAAAATTTAA